CATagggaacagaagagagaacaaGATGGGTGGGTGTACCTGTGCATAACATCcacatgtgtgcacacgtgcCCTCACTCTTACTTGTAAGCAGGCACTTCTTAGGCTCACAGTAGTGACTGCTGATAATCCACCACTAATGCATTTCCATATAGTAGCGTGGAAATTATCACCTGTGACTCAGCTGAGGTTACAGAGAGAGCCTTGCTATCCTAGGGAAGAAAATCATAGACATGTCGTATTTCAATACTGGGCAGATTGAATCCTCAAAATGGCCTTGGAGGGAGGCATATCTGTATGCATTGATgtgttaagaggaaaaaaacagcaCTGTGTAGAAAGGGCTATCATTTttgttaaagaaagagaaaggaaaacaggtggTGATTGGAGATGTATGTGTTTGCTATATGGTTATATGCATAGACTATCTGTGAAAGAATACCCAAGAAACTTGGTAACAAGTTGTTTCTATGGAGAGGGACTGAGGGTTGGAGTTGAAGGCAAGCTTACCACATGAAGGAGTACAGAataaaagtatgatttttttttttaccacgtacatatttattgtattttttaaaaaataagaatatccaGAAGTAGTAGCACTGTCCATCCACACTGTAAAGATAAAGTAGTAGGGGCAAGTGAAGCGTAAGCCACTCAGCCAAATTGTTAAAGCAAGTCAGCGGGAGGTGGTTTGAGGACCTAGTTATTCTGACTTTGAGTCTGCCTTTCTCTGGGAGCATGGGAGGTGATGATTCTCACCACCCAATAATAGGTTTGTAACTTTActtcaaattaaataaagttatataaaaagataaaaaaatactaGGTTTGGtgttaggttgtgtatttctcttttttcctctgttaaaTTACCAACAGAAGGGTGGGAAGAATATGATTGGCAATGATGTACCTTCTCCTCAGGGAAGAAAATTCATTGGCAACCTTTAAAGGATTCTGTCTCTTTTTATTCCCCCTTCAGAAGAGGAAtgtttatcattgcaacaaatgCCGGCTGCAGTTTCTCTTTGCCAAGGACAAAATTGAACACAAGCTTCAGCACCATAAAACCTTCCGTAAACCCAAGCAGCTGGAAGGTTTGAAACCAGGCACCAAGGTAAAGGGTTTGTTGACATTCCCTTTACAGATCCAAGAAGGGGAGGAATAGAGATTTTCCGTGTTCTGAGGTTTAACGTGGGTAGTGTCTAATTATCCCTTCCCTTGACTCACAGGTGACAATCCGGGCTTCCCGAGGGCAGCCACGCACTGTTCCTGTACCCTCCAGTGATGTCCCTCCCAGCACCTTGCAGGAGGCAGCACCACTGGCCTCCTCAGCGGACCCTCTGCCCGTCTTCCTTTATCCCCCTGTCCAGCGCAACGTCCAGAAGAGAGCTGTTAGGAAAATGTCAGTGCCTtcttctggaggctgggggccGGGTGGGCACAGTTATTCCTGATAGCTAGTGTAATCTGGTAGCCTTTTAGGTAGTATCTGTTGTCTAAATCGCCTACAATTTAGGAACCCCTGAGGCAGTAATGagaattttccttgtttcttgacaGGAGTGTCATGGGCCGGCAGACATGTCTGGAGTGCAGCTTTGAGATCCCAGATTTCCCTAACCATTTCCCTACTTATGTTCACTGCTCTCTATGTCGCTATAGTACCTGCTGTTCTCGAGCTTATGCCAACCACATGATCAAGTAAGTCAGGATTAAACCAATGTTCCTATCTGGGATTTCAGGTTCTCCAGAACTCAGTGCATTCCCTCCCCTGCTTCTGGGGTTTCCTTCTTCAACTTTTAGAGCTGTTTGCCCACCTGTCCTAGCAGGTAAGAGGCCAGACCCGGCTTCATTTGGCTTTGATGGTCTGTGCTCTGATTTTGTAGGACCTTGCTACCCAAAACGTGGTCCAAGGACCAGCAACACTCATTTGGAGCGTCTTAGAAATGTAGCATCTGACCCTGGTCACCACCACGCCACCCCCAACCAGAATGTGCCTTTTAATagatttccccccacccccatgatgCGTTTgcatattaatagaaaatattaatgtgaTAGGAAAACAGGCTTGGGTTGAGGTTAGGATTGAGTGAAGAGGCATATCTTTTGTTGGGGCATTGTCAGTCGCTGGTGATCTCTAGTTTAGCAAGCAGAACCACGTAACTCATACCACTTTTTGTTTGTCTTCCTCAGCAATCATGTTCCACGGAAGAGCCCCAAGTATTTGGCTTTGTTTAAAAATTCTGTGAGGTAACAAAAAACTTATTGATGGTCTGTTAATTTATCAAGTTTTTACATTAAATCCCTTTTAATATTTTGGGGGGTGGATATATGAATTAATTTgatggagaggagaaaggagggacactctttttctttattaagcCTCAAAGCTTAACACTCTCTAGTGTCACTGCTACATTTGTCTTATATACTCTTGACTCTCTTTCTTAGTGGAATCAAGCTGGCCTGCACTTCATGTACCTTTGTTACTTCTGTTGGAGATGCCATGGCTAAGCATTTGGTATTCAACCCCTCTCACAGATCCAGTAGCATCCTGCCACGGGGTAAGTAGGAGAGATGGGGATTAGGGAAAAAAGCTAAGGATACAGGTCATACCATGAGTCTGGTGCATCTCTACCTGGCCTGACCCATTCACTGTTTAGATACACTTCACCAAATTGGAAGCATTCtaacctgaaatttatataagaCTGGGAAGACAGTAGGTTTGCTTTTTTGATTGAAATCTAAAGAACTCTTTGGAGGGTTTGTTTCTTCACTGAGCTAAcacttttttattgtctttatttcccATAGGACTCACTTGGATATCTCACTCAAGGTAACAGAAACTCGCTTGAtggtttaatttctattttatagtatGTTTGGtctttattattactactactactattattatttcatttttctagtttaACTGAGCTTTTTCCTCCTCTCGTTGCTAACCTTTTAGGCATGGCCAGACTCGTGACCGAGTGCACGACCGGAACTTGAAGAATTTgtaccctcctccttccttcccctctatTAAAGCTGCCACTGTGAAATCTGCGGGGGCCACCCCAGCTGAGCCTGAAGAGCTACCAGCTCCCATGGCCCAGGCACTCCCGTCACCAGCCTCAACTGCAaccccaccaccaacccccacTCATCCCCAGCCTTTAGCCCTTCCACCCTTGGCTACGGAGGGGGCGGAATGTCTGAATGTCGATGACCAGGATGAAGGGAGCCCAGTCACCCAGGAGCCTGAGCCAGCATCAGGGGGTGGTAGTAGCAGTGTGATTGGCAAGAAGGAGCAGCTTTCTGTGAAGAAGCTTCGAGTGGTACTGTTTGCCCTGTGCTGCAATACGGAACAGGCAGCTGAACACTTCCGAAACCCCCAACGACGCATCCGGCGTTGGCTTCGGCGCTTCCAGGCCTCACAGGGGGAGAATCTGGAGGGCAAATATCTGAGCTTAGAGGCAGAAGAGAAACTGGCTGAGTGGGTGCTGACCCAACGTGAGCAACAGCTACCTGTAAATGAGGAGACCTTGTTCCAGAAGGCCACCAAAATAGGACGTTCTTTGGAGGGGGGGTTTAAGATCTCTTATGAGTGGGCTGTGCGTTTCATGCTACGTCACCACCTGACTCCCCACGCTCGGCGAGCTGTGGCCCACACTCTACCTAAGGATGTGGCAGAGAATGCAGGACTCTTCATTGAATTTGTACAACGGCAGATTCACAACCAGGACTTACCCTTGTCTATGATTGTGGCTATTGATGAGATCTCCTTGTTCCTGGATACGGAGGTACTGAGCAGTGACGACCGAAAGGAAAATGCCCTGCAGACAGTGGGCACAGGGGAGCCTTGGTGTGATGTGGTGCTGGCCATTCTGGCAGATGGCACTGTCCTCCCTACCCTGGTTTTCTACCGAGGACAGATGGATCAGCCTGCTAATGTGCCAGACTCTATCTTGCTAGAGGCGAAGGAGAGTGGCTACAGTGACGATGAGATCATGGAGCTGTGGTCAACCCGAGTGTGGCAGAAGCACACAGCTTGCCAGCACAGCAAAGGCATGCTTGTGATGGACTGTCATCGCACTCACCTGTCAGAAGAGGTGCTGGCCATGCTTAGTGCCTCTAGCACTTTGCCTGCAGTTGTCCCAGCAGGCTGTAGCTCCAAAATCCAGCCATTAGATGTATGCATCAAACGAACTGTCAAGAACTTCCTGCACAAAAAGTGGAAGGAGCAGGCTCGGGAAATGGCAGATAGTGCGTGTGATTCTGATGTCCTGCTTCAGCTGCTTCTGGTCTGGCTGGCTGAGGTGCTTGGTGTCATTGGGGACTGTCCAGAGCTAGTTCAGCGGTCCTTCCTTGTGGCCAGCGTTCTGCCTGGCCCTGATGGCAACATTAACTCACCTACAAGAAATGCTGACATGCAGGAGGAGCTAATTGCCTCCCTAGAGGAGCAACTGAAGCTGAGTGGGGAACAGTCTGAGGAGGCCTCAGCTTCCACTCCCCGACCCAGGTCATCTCCTGAAGAGACAGTTGAGCCTGAAAGCCTTCACCAGCTCTTTGAGGGTGAAAGTGAGACCGAGTCCTTCTATGGCTTTGAAGAAGCTGACCTAGATCTGATGGAGATTTAAGTGTTGGGGTCATGAGGGGgtgtggagtgggggtgggaaagTGTTAGGGAGGGTAGAGGTAAAGGGGGGTATACCAGGTGGGGGTATTtgggttatattttttaattttatgccaCCACTCCCCCCTGATGTTGACTTATACATCCTTGTGGATTTGTGGATTATTAGGAAAACCGATAGTGATCACGTCTGAGCCGATGAGCTGGTCCTGGCCCTGTTGGTCATTCACTTCTGCTAAAAACAggtttttgtgacttttttttaaatttaaatcactGTGCTTGGTATTTTTCTGacaaaatcaaaaaggaaaaaaaaaatctttcgtGGGCGAATGTTAAATCTTTTGTTTCCCCTTTTACCTCAACTGTATCATAGTGcatctgggttttgtttgttttactgtgtGGCCAGTGTCTTTGGGCATGATGCTATCCAACCATTGTCAATGTGAGAACATTTCTGAAGATgggaaagacaaaaattgtaGCTCACAAACtggtttattatatatatatatggataaaaaagttttttcattGTGGTCTTAacacttttatataaaaatgaaaatggaaaaaaaatcccactgaactctctcttccttctcctttctttccttccctctccagagATGTTGGTTTCTACAGCAACTCTAAATATAAAATTGTGGCTTTAAAAATGCATGAAACCACCTTTAATCGTCCAGAATGATGAGTAGATTTTTTCCCTCACCACCCTCCCTCcgacaaaaacacaacaaaaccaaTATTCTTTGCACCTGTGATCCTTGGCCCCCTTCCCCATTCTCACACCGTCACTCTGGACAAAGGATCATACATGGGTCATTAGCAAGCAAGAGGTACTGAGGTGATCACACAGAACCTTAGGGTGGAAGCCATTCCCAGTGTATGGGTCTTCATCCTGCAATCCATGGGGGCAGTCCCTGCTTTGTTGAACTTCCTCCTGTTAAGTGGACAGCATACCTGTTCAAGGGATCACATGTCCGCCAGCCAGCAGCTAATTGTGCAAGAAGTTGTATTGAACTTTAAAAAGACCACTTGTTGAAATTCTGCTTACCCTGTGGCTTTCCCCTATTTCTCTTAATGCTTAGAGAAGAATCTGACATGAAGAAACACATAGGGGTGTgcacaaagaaaaagacatgaatctttatttttcactgccagcttcaaggaaagaaaattttttctacAATTTgcatgagggatttttttttttaattgtatgtacTCAATGGCTATAAACTGAAACGTACTgtaacacacagagaaaaggagcAAAAATCCAGGTCCACCTTTCCCACAACTATACTATACTTCTGTCCATCCTGAGGCTTTCTGCAACGTTTCCCTCCTGTGAGCCAAGGAGGCAACCTGCACAGGCTTGTAAATggttcatctttaaaatgtacataagtggaacatttaaaaaaaaatgaggggaaatGGATTTATAAACAATGTGGTTTTTTTCTAGGTTACCCTATTTGAGCAGGCTTTCACAGACTGGGAGATGCTCAAGATGTGATGGGCCTGGTGGTACAGGTGTGACATTTGTTACCACCTGTTTCTCctcatccgtttttttttttgtgttttttaactcCCAGCACACTATAATATAGTGAACTGGAGTATTCCCCTCCATAAACAGCTTGGCCAGCTTTGTGAACCCATGGCATCTGAAAACTGAACTGAGGATCCACCTGGGCTTCTCTTCCCCAGCTTTTTGCCTGATGCCATTTTGACAGAATATGGACTTTTGAGTCAAAACTTTGCCTTTCAGAAAGTTCAAGAACTATGGTCAACGCTATCTGCAATGACTTAATCCTTCTCTTTGGTAGTCTCCGCAGCAGCCCCAGATTTAGCAGAGCTGGGCTCCTGGCCTCTGCACACTGTATGACTTTCTCAATGGGTAATTTTTTTAAGGCCATAATACCAACAGTGGATCAGCTGGGTTTTGGCCAGGAAGTTACCTTTGTGGATTCTGCCCGCATGGCTTCGTAGTAtaggaagttttttttgttttgttttttataattcagtttaatcaataaacaagtatttattgactaCTTTGTGTTGAGACTGAATGTGTGGAAGATTCAAATTGAAAGCTGACAGTTTTCTTTGGCTTGAATTTACTAGTTGTAATCATGGGTAATACAAGTGGAggggttttaatttctctctcagctCTCACCTCACTGAATTtctatacaggcataccttggagatactgtgggttgGGGTCCAGACCACTGCAGTGAAGCAACTATCATAGCAAAGCGAGTCACAgtctttttggttttccagtgcatgtAAGTTTATACTATAGTAtattaaatgtgcaataacaCTATGTATGTCTAAAAAAtgatataccttaatttaaaaatactttattgccaaAAATGCTGACCACCCTGAGCCTTCAAGTTGTCATCTTTTTTTGCAGTAGTAacgtcaaagatcactgatcaccatatcaaataaaataatgaaaaagtttgaaatattgcaagaatcaCCAAATGTGACATAGAcacaaagtaagcaaatgctactggaaaaatggcaccaagaCTTTCTCAATGCAGGGTGGACAcagaccttcagtttgtaaaacaacactgcagtatctgcaaagcataAACAAGATATGCCTGTAATAGTTTTGGCGTTTACTGCCTATACTAGTTTCTCAAAAAGAGGTTTAGAGAGgatatgcatcagaatcacccagggtgttttttaaaattcggGTTTAACGCCATCCTGGTGATGGAACTGGCTAATAACCCCAACTGATTTGACTCACCACTACACCCAGGACTTAGTGAACACAATACTTGTAAGAGGTCTTCTGACAGTGCTAGAAATTAGTAGAAGACTTAGCTTAAATGTCGAAATTACTTAGTATTCCCCATGAAGGGTGAGGAGGTTGGACGGGTGTGGGATCAAGGCTGTTAGTTCCAGTTTGGGAGTAACCTTATACAGCTCTACGAGATGTTACATTTCCATCTTTGAAATGATGTTTTAACTAAAATCACATATAGAGCCAACATTAACCAGAAAGTCTGTATTTTAGACTAGTGCATGGGTGAAAACattgaagaaaaatgttaaaagctaATTATGTTACCACACAAAGATTAAGTCTGACTTCTGTACAAAGCAGCCTTCCGTACAGACCCAGATGAAGACAGTAATGGGTCTTTGGTATTATCATGCAGACCGTTCTATATATATGCTACCAGAACCAAGAACCAAAGGGTTCTCTGACCAGGGAGGGAGATGGCACACAGCAGTACTTAGCAGTTTCACTCTTGGTGTGACCTAGTCAAACAGTACAACCACTCAGCAAGTGTTTCAAaggatttattttacaaaagaatagTACCTTTGAACCAGCCAAGTTCAAAGTTAGAAGAAGGGTACAACTTCAGTTCTGGATAATGCCTCTGTATTTCATTCAAAGCCACTAAAAAGGAAGAGATCATAATAAAATGGTGAAGCCATAGAGTGAGGAATCAATTCGTAAAAGCAGCTCTATCCTCAGCCCAAACCCTTGCCACCCAGAGAATTTTTTGGTTGAGACCTCCGGAAAAACAAAGCTTACTGCAACCAAGGAATCTCCCAACTATCTCTTCtactgtaattttaatttcaatcaCCTGATCATGTGGGCAATATCCCAGCTGGTCTCTGCAGACAGGGGTCCCTCTATTTCAACACCTTTTTCAGTTACAGTGGCGATTTGAAACTGAAAGAAAGCAGAGATCTCAATGAAAATGCCAACCCTTATGTGAAAGAAGTCCCTGGTCAAAGGTCAAGTGGAGGGTCTTTCCCAAAGGTGAAAACAGGAGACACAGAAATGGGGCACTCTGCTTCAAAGTTTAGAGACTCGGGGATTGCAAAGCCTGCCAATTAGCTCCGCATCACTTATTATTCACACTTCTCACCCGGTTATAAGAACGGGCATCTCGATAGTACAGTACTCGCATGCAGCGTTCCACTAGCTCTTGGGCCTCAGTCTGGCTCAGCACTGGCTTCTTCTCCAGAACTTCTCGCAGCAGAGGCTAGGGAtatcgggggtgggggtgggggggaacatgGGAGATATCACGAGCTGAATACCAGGCGATTTGTCGCAAATCCACAGTGTGAAAAGAATCATAAATGAGTGAAAAGGCGACATTCCACCTACTGCCTCAGCAAAATGAACTCTGCTTACTTGTGCTAAGACCCACTTGAAGGGGAAATTCTAGGGTGTCCTCTCTTAGCACATGTATACTGACTCCCTCCAGGACATACCCCACTGTGTCATTATGGCCTCTGGACCAAAAAGAAAACCATCCGCCCAGCAGTACAGATCCTAGCCTGTTCCTCATGTCAGAATTTCAAGGGTAGAACAAGCAGACAACCACTAACCCCCCCTGCCTTCTGTCTTCTATCCCTCATCCCTCAATTGGCTACTTACCTGAGCCAAGTATGCACCATAACCGGTGGCCACCGAAGGGGCTTCATAGGCTACACCAAGCATGTCCACGTAACCCAGGAAGCTAACAGGACACAATAGGTCATCTTAGGTTTCTGTATCTTAGCTGTAGGAAGGGACCATGGGGTCTGAGGTAGAAGTGGGAGTCACTCAGGGGGAAGAGACAGACATACACGGGCACTACAGATTGGGTAGTCAAGGAAATGAGTTATTTGCATTCAAGTCAACCTCTCTCCATCAGCATAGCCTCCAATGACCATGGTGTTCCACAGGGGGTTCATCTTGGAGCGCCGGCTGTACGTAGCCCTGGTCAGCCATGAATGAATAGCTTTAGGGCTATAGCTGTGTCCATCTCCCAACAGCTCCTCATCGATCCTTAAAAAGAATTGGTTgtgaaaaaagggagagaacGGAAGTCGGGGTTTCCATCCACCCCCAAAAGATGTTACCACAATCTTCCCcatttaaactaaaataaactaaaataaactacTTATTTGCAAACATTCTCAAATCTTCCACGCCAAGTCTCCCTGTCCTCTGCTGCAGCTTCAAGTTTCTCCACCCTAGAACTTCTTGAGGGGATAAAAAACAGTGTATTCCCCTCCCCACTTGGAAACTACTCCTATTCTCGAGATGACTTACACCATTTGGCCGAGAACTTGCTTCAAATATTGGAAATCAGCGTAGTCTCCGGAAGCACCCAGCATGGTGCTGTTGTTGACTCGCATAATGCGAGAGATGTTGCGGAAACGAGCCAAGGAGCC
The sequence above is drawn from the Tursiops truncatus isolate mTurTru1 chromosome 1, mTurTru1.mat.Y, whole genome shotgun sequence genome and encodes:
- the PSMB4 gene encoding proteasome subunit beta type-4; amino-acid sequence: MEALLESRCGPAPGQFYRIPPTPGSSVDPASALYGGPITRTQNPMVTGTSVLGVKFEGGVVIAADMLGSYGSLARFRNISRIMRVNNSTMLGASGDYADFQYLKQVLGQMVIDEELLGDGHSYSPKAIHSWLTRATYSRRSKMNPLWNTMVIGGYADGESFLGYVDMLGVAYEAPSVATGYGAYLAQPLLREVLEKKPVLSQTEAQELVERCMRVLYYRDARSYNRFQIATVTEKGVEIEGPLSAETSWDIAHMISGFE